From one Rhopalosiphum padi isolate XX-2018 chromosome 2, ASM2088224v1, whole genome shotgun sequence genomic stretch:
- the LOC132922229 gene encoding exocyst complex component 8 isoform X1 — protein sequence MDSLIKSVGENDYQPEKYVKELSQRCMGPEELLQQKTNVQSLGEQINTMLKKNVFYNYIQFIDTAKEIANLEGEMYQLSHLLTEQASLLNSLASSSIVSEQISNSSKEVNGVKNAEVDNVVEEKRVQKLLNIMERVENCNNLVDVPDRKYLHEGDLLELDPIENTPVQRIHCYLFTDICIVTSWLSSRRGPARYRFQSMYDLCNLAVVNIKDIKNSFKLLAFPETRVFQAPNTGLKNDWLSKFEVAKKSQISVENKMKTTVDHKMIQRTDSIQLVHNSFEPETPETELPDWIIDLADDLDVLIAQRHFEDANSLISKARQYLEEYGDKISTSIEQEIKTKLENRIQALTLVLTKELQVSPDKSHKGGLRAARRAVRILNQLDKSSQACDLFLKVCSNLLKSQLQYVKRDGAMSSFVKKYSMVFFGTTIEITHEFLYKAFPNSSACASAFILWTIQEVNDFMVILNKHMFVPQTSLSNLSECIKVIHKNCQELCDYGIDLQFQIDGQLRIPLTKSINDIKDKTIEVIKIRFSEDKWKPFNLKTKQQRDKIVEEYTNYGFSNIESYNKGDSWIMLTQNTITFTRTYLLLLNDCLVLYSTDLANVIDQLLYEVFAAHCNYIKSSMKNKNFVNDINIITTNARFILDIFLSHCFKLYSASTGNVNPQIHTRLKSEFGVIPTQNITGYI from the exons atggATTCATTAATAAAAAGTGTCGGTGAGAATGATTATCAACccgaaaaat ATGTCAAAGAGTTATCTCAGAGGTGCATGGGTCCTGAAGAATTGTTACAACAGAAGACAAATGTACAATCTTTGGGTGAGCAAATTAACACGATGCTCAAGAAAAATGtgttctataattatattcaatttattgataCTGCTAAAGAAATAGCTA aTTTAGAGGGTGAAATGTATCAATTGTCTCATTTACTAACTGAACAAGCATCATTACTTAATTCATTGGCTAGTTCTTCAATTGTTAGTGAACAAATTTCTAATTCTAGCAAAGAAGTGAATGGTGTTAAAAATGCTGAAGTAGATAATGTAGTTGAAGAAAAAAGAgttcaaaaattgttaaatattatggaaAGAGTAGAAAATTGCAAT AATTTAGTTGATGTTCCTGACCGTAAATATTTGCATGAGGGAGATTTATTAGAATTGGATCCTATTGAAAATACACCAGTCCAAAGAATTCATTGTTATCTATTTACTGATATTTGTATTGTTACCAGTTGGTTGTCTAGCAG ACGAGGACCAGCTAGATATAGATTTCAGTCAATGTATGATTTATGTAATCTTgctgttgtaaatattaaagatattaaaaattcttttaaattgcTTGCTTTTCCGGAAACAAGAGTATTTCAAGCACCAAATACTGGTCTTAAG aaTGATTGGTTATCGAAGTTTGAAGTTGCTAAAAAGTCACAAATCtcagttgaaaataaaatgaaaactacTGTTGACCATAAAATGATCCAAAGAACAGATTCCATTCAATTAGTACATAACT CATTTGAACCTGAAACACCCGAAACAGAATTACCAGATTGGATTATTGATTTAGCAGATGATTTAGATGTATTAATTGCTCAGAGACATTTTGAAGATGCAAATTCTTTGATTAGTAAAGCCAGACAATATTTAGAAGAATATGGTGATAAAATTTCAACATCAATTGAACAAGAAATAaa aactaAGTTAGAAAATCGTATTCAAGCACTAACATTAGTTCTAACTAAAGAACTTCAAGTTTCTCCAGATAAGTCGCATAAAGGTGGATTACGAGCAGCTCGAAGAGCAGttagaatattaaatcaattgGATAAATCTTCAcaa gcatgtgatttgtttttaaaagtttgtTCAAATCTATTGAAATCTCAATTACAATATGTAAAACGTGATGGTGCAATGTcatcatttgttaaaaaatattcaatggttttttttGGAACTACAATAGAAATTACACATGAATTCTTATACAAAGCTTTTCCAAATAGCTCAGCGTGTGCTTCAG ctTTTATTTTATGGACTATTCAAGAGGTCAATGAttttatggtaattttaaacaaacatatGTTTGTTCCTCAAACATCATTGTCTAATTTATCTGAGTGTATAAAAGTGATACACAAAAATTGCCAAgag ttatgTGATTATGGAATAGATTTACAATTTCAAATTGATGGACAACTTAGAATTCcacttacaaaatcaataaatgatattaagGACAAAACTAttgaagtaattaaaataagattttctGAGGATAAATGGAAGCCATTCAATCTAAAAACTAAACAACAGAGAGATAAAATAGTTGAAGAATATACAAATTATGGTTTTTCAAACATTGAATCTTACAATAAAG gtGATTCATGGATAATGTTAACTCAAAACACAATTACATTCACACGAACTTACTTATTACTTCTAAATGATTGTTTAGTGTTATATTCAACTGATTTGGCAAATGTTATTGATCAACTACTTTATGAAGTTTTTGCAGCTCattgtaattacataaaaagctctatgaaaaataaaaactttgtcAATGAT ataaatattattacaacaaatgCCAGATTTATCCTAGACATATTTTTATcccattgttttaaattgtattcggCATCTACTGGTAATGTAAATCCACAAATTCATACTCgtttaaaatcagaatttgggGTAATTCCTACTCAAAACATAACTggttatatctaa
- the LOC132923224 gene encoding transcription factor BTF3 homolog 4-like, translating into MNAEKLKKLSDQVRIGGKGTPRRKKKVVHTTAATDDKKLQSTLKKLTVNTIPGIEEVNMIKDDGTVIHFNNPKAQASLAANTFAITGHGDTKSMSELLPGILNQLGHEEIGQLKRYASGFASNNLISKSLIEDDDEVPDLVGNFDDASKEEVVAKGSSEEKTDSTEKSVVVEENAESSKKE; encoded by the coding sequence ATGAACgctgaaaaattgaaaaaacttaGCGACCAGGTGCGAATAGGCGGTAAAGGCACACCACGACGAAAGAAGAAGGTTGTGCACACAACAGCAGCCACAGACGACAAAAAACTTCAAAGTACTCTAAAAAAATTGACTGTTAACACAATACCTGGAATTGAAGAAGTAAATATGATCAAAGATGATGGTACTGTGATACACTTTAACAATCCAAAAGCACAAGCTTCGCTTGCAGCAAATACATTTGCTATTACGGGGCATGGTGATACAAAATCAATGTCAGAACTACTACCGGGCATATTAAATCAGTTGGGTCATGAAGAAATTGGACAGCTGAAGCGTTATGCCAGTGGGTTTGCTAGTAATAATCTCATTAGTAAATCATTAATTGAAGATGATGACGAGGTGCCGGATTTGGTCGGTAACTTTGATGATGCCAGCAAAGAAGAGGTGGTAGCCAAAGGATCATCAGAAGAAAAGACCGACAGTACTGAGAAATCTGTCGTCGTTGAAGAGAATGCAGAGAGCTCAAAGAAGgaataa
- the LOC132922229 gene encoding exocyst complex component 8 isoform X2 translates to MDSLIKSVGENDYQPEKYVKELSQRCMGPEELLQQKTNVQSLGEQINTMLKKNVFYNYIQFIDTAKEIANLEGEMYQLSHLLTEQASLLNSLASSSIVSEQISNSSKEVNGVKNAEVDNVVEEKRVQKLLNIMERVENCNNDWLSKFEVAKKSQISVENKMKTTVDHKMIQRTDSIQLVHNSFEPETPETELPDWIIDLADDLDVLIAQRHFEDANSLISKARQYLEEYGDKISTSIEQEIKTKLENRIQALTLVLTKELQVSPDKSHKGGLRAARRAVRILNQLDKSSQACDLFLKVCSNLLKSQLQYVKRDGAMSSFVKKYSMVFFGTTIEITHEFLYKAFPNSSACASAFILWTIQEVNDFMVILNKHMFVPQTSLSNLSECIKVIHKNCQELCDYGIDLQFQIDGQLRIPLTKSINDIKDKTIEVIKIRFSEDKWKPFNLKTKQQRDKIVEEYTNYGFSNIESYNKGDSWIMLTQNTITFTRTYLLLLNDCLVLYSTDLANVIDQLLYEVFAAHCNYIKSSMKNKNFVNDINIITTNARFILDIFLSHCFKLYSASTGNVNPQIHTRLKSEFGVIPTQNITGYI, encoded by the exons atggATTCATTAATAAAAAGTGTCGGTGAGAATGATTATCAACccgaaaaat ATGTCAAAGAGTTATCTCAGAGGTGCATGGGTCCTGAAGAATTGTTACAACAGAAGACAAATGTACAATCTTTGGGTGAGCAAATTAACACGATGCTCAAGAAAAATGtgttctataattatattcaatttattgataCTGCTAAAGAAATAGCTA aTTTAGAGGGTGAAATGTATCAATTGTCTCATTTACTAACTGAACAAGCATCATTACTTAATTCATTGGCTAGTTCTTCAATTGTTAGTGAACAAATTTCTAATTCTAGCAAAGAAGTGAATGGTGTTAAAAATGCTGAAGTAGATAATGTAGTTGAAGAAAAAAGAgttcaaaaattgttaaatattatggaaAGAGTAGAAAATTGCAAT aaTGATTGGTTATCGAAGTTTGAAGTTGCTAAAAAGTCACAAATCtcagttgaaaataaaatgaaaactacTGTTGACCATAAAATGATCCAAAGAACAGATTCCATTCAATTAGTACATAACT CATTTGAACCTGAAACACCCGAAACAGAATTACCAGATTGGATTATTGATTTAGCAGATGATTTAGATGTATTAATTGCTCAGAGACATTTTGAAGATGCAAATTCTTTGATTAGTAAAGCCAGACAATATTTAGAAGAATATGGTGATAAAATTTCAACATCAATTGAACAAGAAATAaa aactaAGTTAGAAAATCGTATTCAAGCACTAACATTAGTTCTAACTAAAGAACTTCAAGTTTCTCCAGATAAGTCGCATAAAGGTGGATTACGAGCAGCTCGAAGAGCAGttagaatattaaatcaattgGATAAATCTTCAcaa gcatgtgatttgtttttaaaagtttgtTCAAATCTATTGAAATCTCAATTACAATATGTAAAACGTGATGGTGCAATGTcatcatttgttaaaaaatattcaatggttttttttGGAACTACAATAGAAATTACACATGAATTCTTATACAAAGCTTTTCCAAATAGCTCAGCGTGTGCTTCAG ctTTTATTTTATGGACTATTCAAGAGGTCAATGAttttatggtaattttaaacaaacatatGTTTGTTCCTCAAACATCATTGTCTAATTTATCTGAGTGTATAAAAGTGATACACAAAAATTGCCAAgag ttatgTGATTATGGAATAGATTTACAATTTCAAATTGATGGACAACTTAGAATTCcacttacaaaatcaataaatgatattaagGACAAAACTAttgaagtaattaaaataagattttctGAGGATAAATGGAAGCCATTCAATCTAAAAACTAAACAACAGAGAGATAAAATAGTTGAAGAATATACAAATTATGGTTTTTCAAACATTGAATCTTACAATAAAG gtGATTCATGGATAATGTTAACTCAAAACACAATTACATTCACACGAACTTACTTATTACTTCTAAATGATTGTTTAGTGTTATATTCAACTGATTTGGCAAATGTTATTGATCAACTACTTTATGAAGTTTTTGCAGCTCattgtaattacataaaaagctctatgaaaaataaaaactttgtcAATGAT ataaatattattacaacaaatgCCAGATTTATCCTAGACATATTTTTATcccattgttttaaattgtattcggCATCTACTGGTAATGTAAATCCACAAATTCATACTCgtttaaaatcagaatttgggGTAATTCCTACTCAAAACATAACTggttatatctaa
- the LOC132920479 gene encoding translocator protein, whose product MCKITIPWIPITFTLTPMIGGFIGGIFVRKNIKGWYETLNRPSWRPPNYMFAPVWTTLYLGMGYASYMVYRSGGGFFGAAKIPLSLYASQMVLNWAWSPLFFEFHQLKWSLVEICVLWTNVAGCIVTFYKINKVASYFMIPYLGWLSLATALTYNIYKNNPEVSDKVNDE is encoded by the exons ATGTGCAAAATCACAATACCCTGGATTCCTATAACATTCACATTAACACCTATGATAGGTGGTTTCATTGGAGGTATTTTTGTTCGCAAAAACATCAAAGGATGGTATGag ACATTGAATCGACCATCCTGGAGGCCTCCAAATTATATGTTTGCGCCAGTTTGGACTACTTTGTATTTAGGAATGGGATATGCATCATACATGGTATACCGTAGTGGTGGTGGATTTTTTG gtgCAGCAAAAATTCCTTTGTCATTGTATGCATCACAAATGGTTTTGAATTGGGCATGGTCACCTTTATTCTTTGAGTTTCATCAGTTAAAATGG agtTTAGTTGAAATTTGTGTTTTGTGGACAAATGTAGCTGGTTGCattgtaacattttataaaataaacaaggtGGCTAGTTATTTTATGATTCCATACTTGGGTTGGTTGTCATTAGCAACAGCATTgacttataacatatataaaaataaccctGAAGTATCAGACAAAGTTAATGATGAATAA
- the LOC132923222 gene encoding RNA polymerase II-associated protein 3: MNNPYLLKKQLQENEEELSNYLRDMNIWQEQMKRKEHSLPNPNEKKKPKINPTKTNLSKISSWDYSAWDKFDVDNACKELDTQSELKKNDNYDPNINFIDNKIQSKQSDGLYEKNLGNALVQKQKWAEAILRYTRAIEYYDKDPIFYANRALCYLKTKEFKLAIIDCTSSLELDSTYVKTYQRRSSAYLALGMYNEAKKDLLNVLKLEPNNKQAKSDLEVVNNKFKQTEMQKISDIKCQKTNTINNLQSINSKMLCKDGEPIQIVTPDWPQRVGCKQITSRQKPPHLRSKKPFCTLNIKDVEVDQDELNNIHLLQTTLKEVCEKKYKDQSINKEVISTKKDMVQTEKKHVAIPPVPQTYVQLKQDWAFLKNDPELLFQYLKQIPGKRLPSIVRNSMDNDLFVDILRILRIKFINNGYDISDYLIGISELPRLQMLVMFCSSNEVSCIKELLNYVSKFVSENAFKNLKESFGV; the protein is encoded by the exons ATGAATAATCCATATTTACTAAAGAAACAGTTACAAGAGAATGAAGAAGAGTTGTCAAATTACTTACGTGATATGAACATTTGGCAAGAACAAATGAAGCGAAAAGAACATTCACTACCG aatcccaacgaaaaaaaaaaacctaaaattaatccaacaaaaactaatttaagCAAAATTTCATCATGGGATTACTCTGCTTGGGACAAATTTGatgtt GATAATGCTTGCAAAGAACTAGATACTCAAAGTGAACTCaagaaaaatgataattatgatcCAAATATCAATTTCATAGATAATAAGATACAATCAAAACAGTCTGATGgtttatacgaaaaaaatttg ggtAATGCATTAGTTCAAAAGCAAAAATGGGCCGAGGCTATATTAAGGTACACAAGGGCGatagaatattatgataaagatCCAATATTTTATGCCAATAGAGCATTATGCTATCTAAAGACAAAAGA atttaaACTAGCAATAATTGATTGTACATCTTCTCTAGAACTAGATAGCACATATGTTAAAACATATCAAAGAAGAAGCTCAGCTTATTTGGCTCTTGGAATGTACAATGAAGCAAAAAAAGATTtactaaatgttttaaaattagaacCAAATAACAAACAAGCTAAAAGTGATTTAGAAGttgtaaacaataaattcaaacag acTGAAATGCAGAAAATCTCTGATATTAAATgtcaaaaaacaaatacaattaataatttacaaagtataaattcaaaaatgttatgtaaagACGGTGAACCAATACAAATTGTTACTCCAGATTGGCCTCAAAGAGTTGGTTGTAAACAAATAACTTCTAGACAAAAACCACCACATTTAAGATCAAAA AAACCTTTCTGTACGCTTAATATCAAAGATGTTGAAGTAGACCAAGatgaattaaacaatatacatttacttCAAACTACATTGAAAGaagtatgtgaaaaaaaatataaagatcaaTCTATAAACAAAGAAGTTATTTCTACGAAAAAAGACATGGTTCAAACTGAAAAAAAACACGTAGCTATACCTCCTGTTCCACAAACATATGTCCAACTTAAACAAGATTGGGCATTCTTAAAAAATGATCCGGAActattgtttcaatatttaaaa caaATTCCTGGTAAGCGTTTACCATCAATTGTGCGTAATTCTATGGATAATGATCTATTTGtggatattttaagaattttacggataaaattcattaataatggATATGATATATCAGATTATTTGATAGGCATTAGTGAATTACCAAGACTACAAATGCTAGTTATGTTCTGTTCTAGTAATGAAGTATCAT GTATCAAAGAATTGCTGAACTACGTTTCAAAATTTGTTTcagaaaatgcttttaaaaatcTCAAAGAATCTTttggagtataa